A DNA window from Oryzias latipes chromosome 5, ASM223467v1 contains the following coding sequences:
- the LOC101163485 gene encoding probable G-protein coupled receptor 22 translates to METGSFSSDPATTDWAWTPADVDALGVRQEQGGAGGSPSAPVSWPFSLGFQVLLTAFLMLELVLGFSSNLTVLVLYCSQSNLVDSVSNLVTVNLHVLDVVVCVLCVPLTLVVVLLPPGPNLGLLCCFHEACVTFASIATAVNILVISLDRYDISVRPANRLLTTRRAALLLTAVWLASVAVFFIPFLEMQWPSGGGAEEASWNNRTLLCVGSGSYQTVLGVHYHLLLQVPIFFTTVAVMLFTYSRILRALNIRIGSHMRRSQRFRGSRRRLKKRKAELNTDEGVEEGKQGTAGGAEQQSRPPLIASLSPTPTATSPPALSSAAPLVTSDMGAATPLPASLGVQASVSAIIALRRAVRRHRDRRERQRRVFRMSLIIITTFLGCWAPLSVTNVLILGMGPSEVLVSLRLWFLALAYGTTVSHPLLYAFTRQKLRRALRAKVKKRVVSLLQVDPSPGGTVIHNSWVENRKTSRQVQLEASEGTDRQLAEAL, encoded by the coding sequence CTTCCAGGTGCTGCTCACTGCTTTCCTCATGCTGGAGCTGGTCCTGGGCTTCAGCAGTAACCTGACTGTGCTGGTGCTCTACTGCTCCCAGTCCAACCTCGTGGACTCGGTCAGTAACCTGGTGACGGTCAACCTGCACGTGCTGGACGTGGTGGTGTGTGTTCTGTGCGTGCCCCTCACGCTGGTGGTCGTGCTCCTGCCTCCCGGCCCGAACCTGGGCCTGCTCTGCTGCTTCCACGAGGCCTGCGTCACGTTCGCCAGCATCGCCACCGCCGTCAACATCCTGGTGATCAGCCTGGACAGATACGACATCTCAGTGCGGCCGGCCAACCGACTGCTGACCACGCGGAGAGCGGCGTTGCTTCTCACTGCCGTCTGGCTCGCCTCCGTCGCCGTGTTCTTCATCCCGTTCTTGGAAATGCAGTGGCCGagtggaggaggagcagaggaggcgTCGTGGAACAACAGGACCCTGCTGTGTGTAGGCAGCGGGAGCTACCAAACGGTTCTGGGGGTGCATTaccacctcctcctgcaggtgCCCATTTTCTTCACCACCGTGGCGGTCATGCTGTTCACCTACTCCAGGATACTGAGGGCCTTGAACATCCGCATTGGCTCCCACATGAGGAGGAGCCAGCGGTTCagggggagcaggaggagacTGAAGAAGAGAAAGGCTGAGCTCAACACGGACGAAGGCGTTGAAGAGGGAAAACAGGGGACTGCTGGGGGGGCCGAACAGCAGAGCCGCCCTCCTCTTATCGCCTCCCTGTCCCCCACTCCCACGGCCACTTCTCCTCCTGCTTTGTCTTCTGCTGCCCCCCTTGTAACTTCAGACATGGGGGCTGCCACTCCCCTACCGGCCTCCCTGGGGGTCCAGGCCTCTGTGTCTGCGATCATCGCCCTCCGCCGGGCGGTGCGACGGCACAGGGACAGACGAGAGCGCCAGAGGCGGGTGTTCCGGATgtccctcatcatcatcacgaCCTTCCTGGGTTGTTGGGCCCCCCTCTCTGTGACCAACGTGCTAATCCTGGGCATGGGCCCCAGCGAGGTCCTGGTCAGCCTGCGCCTCTGGTTCCTAGCCCTGGCGTACGGCACCACCGTTTCCCACCCTTTGCTCTACGCCTTCACCCGGCAGAAACTCCGCCGTGCCCTGCGGGCCAAGGTCAAAAAGAGGGTGGTGTCCCTGCTGCAGGTTGACCCCTCACCAGGGGGCACAGTAATACACAACTCCTGGGTGGAGAACAGGAAAACCAGTCGGCAAGTGCAGCTGGAGGCAAGCGAGGGCACCGACCGCCAGCTGGCAGAGGCCCTGTGA